Proteins co-encoded in one Sulfurospirillum arsenophilum NBRC 109478 genomic window:
- a CDS encoding CDC27 family protein — protein sequence MTSTRFEELERRCSKLKKARIIRLVFIIASLFLVGFSSYYWTNHSHISLVVTPTSIPTPVATEVQSIIVSDQNESNLTMPEKTIVPEIVPEEILFLAPQLSKKDVKLPVNETKTTTNSLSVEAQLLKNYNTVQNFDNAYALAYFYFERQSYSDVIIWAKETSKHNSSSEKPWILYAKVKFLLGDRAEAIRSLELYLGYINSKEAHELLNFYKGQE from the coding sequence ATGACTAGTACACGTTTTGAAGAGTTGGAGAGACGTTGTTCTAAGCTTAAAAAAGCACGCATTATTCGCCTTGTTTTTATTATAGCGTCTTTGTTTTTGGTAGGTTTTAGCAGTTACTATTGGACAAATCATTCTCACATATCTCTAGTCGTTACACCTACATCTATACCTACACCTGTTGCCACTGAAGTTCAGTCAATAATAGTGAGTGATCAAAATGAGAGTAATCTGACTATGCCAGAAAAGACAATCGTACCCGAAATCGTACCTGAAGAGATCCTTTTTTTAGCGCCTCAACTCTCTAAAAAAGATGTCAAACTTCCTGTGAATGAAACAAAAACAACGACAAATTCTTTAAGTGTAGAAGCACAGTTACTTAAAAACTATAACACAGTGCAAAATTTCGATAATGCTTATGCTTTGGCATATTTTTACTTTGAACGTCAATCGTACAGCGATGTGATTATATGGGCTAAAGAGACAAGCAAACATAATTCAAGCTCTGAAAAACCGTGGATACTTTATGCGAAAGTGAAGTTTTTGCTAGGTGATCGAGCAGAGGCCATAAGGTCTTTGGAACTCTATTTAGGCTATATTAATTCTAAAGAAGCGCATGAACTTCTAAACTTTTACAAAGGACAGGAATGA
- a CDS encoding ATP-dependent helicase: MPLSRLNAEQKSAATAPSGHNLIIASAGTGKTSTIVARIAHLLHQGVQPSRILLLTFTNKAAAEMLERVGVFFGKNITSQIESGTFHAVSYRLLKKLGRNIVLKQPKDLKILLKSIHDRRRFDHIDSGAKAYSAAYLYDIFSLYQNSTVTQSFTEWLESNDSEHGLFFDIYEDIFEEFQALKREFGYVDFNDLLILMRDTLKTTDELSFDEVLIDEYQDTNTLQGSLIDAFRSKSLFCVGDYDQSIYAFNGANIDIIGSFGTRYANANVFTLNKNYRSSHKILSLANRVIEKNPRLYEKRLEVTRDGAFEAPKLLIYDELFSQYHSISSLIKHSIHAPADIAVIFRNNSTADGIEATLREQGIACKRKGGISFFDSAEVKAMLDLVGVVVNPKDMMAFIHTFEYARGVGSSLSKELFDGLFKLGDGNIYQGFFHPREDVEDIFKKRAKNHQLGLFDDIIDLGSVSRFYSLGFEELFLSSPILKHPKLSIDGAKFLHQFYKFMKHATRIKTPQSLINHVLSSEVFSAIAEILAVKRTIKKDGTVDEKLKTEARARIFRKGHLLKDLASSYASSERFLNALTLGSNEMSEGEGVNLLSIHASKGLEFKEVYVIDLMDGRFPNRKLMQKGGSLEEERRLFYVATTRAKDMLILSYAKYDKIKKISYTHSPFLVEAGMVH; encoded by the coding sequence ATGCCTCTTAGTCGACTCAATGCTGAGCAAAAAAGTGCTGCAACTGCACCCTCAGGACATAATCTTATTATTGCCAGTGCAGGAACGGGTAAAACCTCGACGATTGTAGCGAGGATCGCACATCTTTTACATCAAGGTGTTCAACCATCTCGCATTTTACTGCTTACTTTTACCAACAAAGCTGCGGCTGAAATGCTTGAGCGTGTCGGTGTTTTCTTTGGTAAAAACATCACTTCCCAAATCGAGTCAGGCACGTTTCATGCAGTGAGTTACCGTTTGCTGAAAAAACTGGGTCGTAACATTGTTTTAAAACAGCCAAAAGATCTCAAAATTTTACTTAAAAGCATTCACGATAGACGCAGGTTTGATCATATTGATTCTGGCGCAAAAGCTTACAGTGCGGCTTATCTTTATGACATTTTTTCGCTCTATCAAAATAGCACCGTAACGCAGAGTTTTACAGAGTGGCTTGAGTCAAATGACAGTGAACATGGTCTCTTTTTTGACATTTATGAGGACATTTTTGAGGAATTTCAAGCACTTAAGCGCGAGTTTGGTTATGTGGATTTTAACGATCTCTTGATTTTAATGCGTGATACACTCAAAACCACCGATGAGCTTAGTTTTGATGAAGTTTTGATCGATGAGTATCAAGATACCAATACATTACAAGGTTCTTTAATTGACGCTTTTCGCTCAAAGTCACTCTTTTGTGTGGGAGATTATGATCAGAGTATTTACGCGTTTAATGGTGCAAATATCGATATTATCGGCTCTTTTGGCACGCGTTATGCTAATGCTAATGTCTTTACACTCAATAAAAACTATCGCTCATCCCATAAAATTCTCTCGTTAGCCAACCGTGTCATTGAAAAAAATCCAAGATTGTATGAAAAAAGGCTTGAAGTAACGCGTGATGGAGCATTTGAAGCACCAAAATTGTTGATCTACGATGAGCTTTTTTCACAGTATCACTCGATCTCTTCGCTCATTAAACATTCTATACATGCACCTGCTGATATTGCGGTTATTTTTCGCAATAACTCCACAGCCGATGGCATCGAAGCCACCCTTCGAGAACAAGGGATTGCATGTAAGCGAAAAGGGGGCATTAGCTTTTTTGACTCAGCAGAAGTCAAAGCGATGTTAGACCTTGTTGGTGTTGTCGTCAATCCTAAAGATATGATGGCGTTTATTCATACCTTTGAATACGCTAGAGGAGTGGGAAGTTCGCTCTCCAAAGAACTGTTTGATGGGCTTTTTAAACTGGGTGATGGAAACATTTACCAAGGATTTTTTCATCCTCGTGAAGATGTTGAAGATATTTTCAAAAAGCGGGCTAAAAATCATCAATTAGGGCTTTTTGATGACATTATTGATCTTGGAAGTGTGAGCCGTTTTTACAGTTTAGGATTTGAAGAGCTTTTTCTCTCTAGTCCTATCTTGAAACATCCGAAACTCTCTATTGATGGAGCAAAATTTCTCCATCAGTTTTACAAGTTTATGAAGCATGCTACGCGCATTAAAACACCTCAAAGCCTTATCAATCATGTGTTAAGCTCTGAAGTTTTTAGCGCCATTGCTGAAATTTTAGCCGTCAAACGTACCATCAAAAAAGATGGAACGGTGGATGAAAAATTAAAAACAGAAGCACGTGCGCGTATTTTTCGTAAAGGTCACTTACTGAAAGATTTGGCAAGTTCGTATGCCTCTAGTGAACGTTTCTTGAATGCTTTAACGCTTGGAAGTAATGAAATGAGCGAAGGTGAGGGTGTAAATTTACTCAGTATTCATGCGAGCAAAGGGCTTGAATTTAAAGAAGTGTATGTCATCGACCTCATGGATGGGCGTTTTCCTAACCGAAAACTGATGCAAAAAGGTGGAAGCCTTGAAGAAGAGCGACGTCTTTTTTACGTGGCAACCACGCGTGCGAAAGACATGTTGATACTCTCTTACGCGAAATATGACAAAATTAAAAAGATTAGCTATACCCATTCACCCTTTTTAGTTGAAGCTGGAATGGTACATTAA
- a CDS encoding thioredoxin domain-containing protein has protein sequence MYSNELIHEDSPYLLQHAHNPVNWMAWSEKALLKAKNENRLIFLSIGYSTCHWCHVMERETFEDEVSAKLLNDSFVSIKVDREEMPDLDKYYQDVHYLLTKRSGGWPLSIIMTPQQQVIFAGTYLPPQSQQGRMGFRELTSFIKGKFDDEYEEVQKSAQSIEAAIKHYERSFEQKQSIEKSEVVEAFVNNVKASYDDVSKGVGSAPKFPHASTWNALLDIYMQTKNLEALYMSEDALSAMAQGGINDQIEGGFYRYSVDESWIIPHFEKMLYTNAELIEVYAKLYTLTQKPLFKEVVDRTIEAMDERFLKEGLYLSASDADSEGEEGKYFVFSFSEAKEALLKGGLNDVEVKEVMDYFGITKFGNFEHQSTNPVITCNEKPERLDDAIAILKEVRQKVAYPFIDTKILTSWNALMVTALFEAGKIEKAKSVLCALLNTLHVNTVLYHQIVLGGSLKVEALLEDYAFVIESLLRGYEHTKEARYLDLAKKLSHEAEHKFYKEETWYLSDKAFRAKAVLEDNSYKSPLSTMIKNLFELAKIEDDTALFIRAKDMLESFGAGIQKYAHAYPEAVRAITLYM, from the coding sequence ATGTATAGTAATGAACTAATCCATGAGGATTCTCCTTACCTGCTTCAACATGCCCACAATCCTGTTAACTGGATGGCGTGGAGTGAAAAGGCGCTTTTAAAAGCTAAAAATGAAAACAGACTGATTTTTCTTTCCATTGGATACAGCACCTGCCATTGGTGTCATGTGATGGAGCGAGAGACGTTTGAAGATGAAGTGAGCGCAAAGCTACTTAATGATTCTTTTGTCAGTATCAAAGTTGATCGTGAAGAGATGCCTGATCTGGATAAATACTATCAAGACGTGCATTATCTACTCACCAAACGAAGTGGTGGCTGGCCGCTGAGTATCATTATGACGCCACAGCAACAAGTGATTTTTGCAGGAACGTATTTGCCGCCGCAAAGTCAGCAAGGGCGCATGGGATTTCGTGAACTGACAAGCTTCATCAAAGGAAAATTCGATGATGAATATGAAGAAGTTCAAAAGAGTGCGCAGAGTATAGAAGCTGCTATCAAGCATTATGAACGTAGTTTTGAGCAAAAGCAAAGCATTGAAAAAAGTGAGGTTGTCGAGGCTTTTGTGAACAATGTCAAAGCAAGTTATGATGATGTCTCCAAAGGTGTAGGGAGTGCGCCAAAATTCCCGCATGCTTCGACATGGAACGCACTTTTAGATATTTATATGCAAACCAAAAATCTTGAAGCCTTGTATATGAGTGAAGATGCGCTTAGTGCGATGGCACAAGGGGGTATAAACGATCAAATTGAGGGTGGATTTTACCGTTACAGCGTCGATGAGAGCTGGATTATTCCTCATTTTGAAAAGATGCTTTATACCAATGCCGAACTCATTGAAGTCTATGCCAAATTGTACACGCTTACGCAAAAACCATTGTTTAAAGAGGTGGTCGATAGAACCATCGAAGCGATGGATGAGCGTTTCTTAAAAGAAGGGCTATACCTCAGTGCCAGCGATGCTGACAGTGAAGGAGAAGAGGGAAAATACTTCGTTTTTAGCTTTTCTGAGGCTAAAGAGGCTCTTTTAAAGGGTGGACTCAATGATGTCGAAGTCAAAGAGGTTATGGATTATTTTGGCATTACGAAGTTTGGGAATTTCGAGCACCAAAGCACCAATCCTGTGATTACATGTAATGAAAAACCAGAGCGTTTGGATGACGCTATTGCTATTTTAAAAGAGGTGCGCCAAAAGGTAGCGTATCCGTTTATTGACACCAAAATTCTGACATCTTGGAATGCTTTAATGGTCACAGCACTTTTTGAAGCGGGCAAGATTGAAAAAGCAAAAAGTGTTTTGTGTGCACTTCTAAACACTTTACATGTAAACACTGTTTTGTACCATCAAATCGTCTTAGGCGGCAGTTTGAAAGTGGAAGCATTACTCGAAGATTACGCGTTTGTGATAGAGAGTTTACTTCGTGGTTATGAGCATACGAAAGAGGCTCGTTACTTGGATTTGGCAAAAAAACTAAGCCATGAAGCTGAACATAAATTTTATAAAGAAGAGACGTGGTATCTCTCCGATAAAGCGTTTCGTGCTAAAGCAGTTTTGGAAGATAATAGCTACAAAAGTCCGCTTTCAACGATGATTAAAAATCTTTTTGAATTAGCCAAAATAGAAGATGATACAGCGTTGTTTATACGCGCGAAAGATATGTTGGAGAGTTTTGGAGCTGGCATTCAAAAGTACGCTCACGCATACCCTGAAGCGGTGAGGGCAATCACACTTTACATGTAA
- a CDS encoding ATP-binding protein, giving the protein MKDFEAAKEFFKDTVDPSFYFDSISSEIARNNLKEAMGDSSIPLIFILGDPGVGKSHMMKVMHHSAVLSSSTLLIEHPFFDSRDLVKTLYEARGIPFDKSKSLGEFMDELLEIYAGSFCTVLIDEAQLLSNEQIEFIRILSDTKLFQFVLAMHKEEGLALLEKKQFKTRSKLVIEYGNLEENEILRYIQTLCMGHIHGEIALMFSKNEARVIARYAKGNFRMIKKFLYTLMKLLDYAQKRGLSKYRKLSSCLLTMAALDLGLVHD; this is encoded by the coding sequence ATGAAAGATTTTGAAGCTGCTAAAGAATTTTTTAAAGACACGGTAGACCCTTCATTTTACTTTGATAGTATCAGTTCAGAAATCGCTCGCAATAACCTCAAAGAGGCTATGGGTGATTCTTCCATCCCGCTTATTTTTATTTTGGGTGACCCCGGTGTTGGCAAAAGCCACATGATGAAAGTCATGCACCATTCAGCAGTACTGAGCTCATCCACTCTTTTAATCGAACATCCCTTCTTTGATTCACGAGATCTTGTCAAAACGCTCTATGAAGCCAGGGGCATACCTTTTGATAAAAGCAAAAGCTTAGGCGAGTTTATGGATGAACTTCTTGAAATCTATGCAGGGTCATTTTGTACGGTTTTAATTGATGAAGCACAACTTTTAAGCAATGAACAGATTGAGTTTATTCGCATCTTAAGTGACACGAAGCTCTTTCAATTTGTCCTTGCCATGCACAAAGAAGAGGGGTTGGCACTGCTTGAAAAAAAGCAGTTTAAAACTCGCTCAAAATTGGTCATAGAATATGGCAATCTTGAGGAAAATGAGATTTTGCGTTATATTCAAACACTGTGTATGGGGCATATTCACGGTGAAATTGCATTGATGTTTTCAAAAAATGAGGCTAGGGTGATAGCACGGTATGCTAAGGGCAATTTTAGAATGATTAAAAAGTTTCTTTATACGCTTATGAAATTGCTCGATTATGCGCAAAAAAGAGGTCTTTCAAAGTACCGTAAACTGAGTAGCTGTCTTCTCACGATGGCAGCACTTGATCTAGGACTTGTTCATGACTAG
- a CDS encoding rhodanese-like domain-containing protein: protein MYKISLLIALLSTFLFAELRHVDASEEVVKSSIKIIDIRTLPEWKETGLVKNAIPITFFDEQGRYDADSFMKELDKYVTKDKEFALICRTGNRTSAVSELLSKQGYKVVNLKGGMKSLMSKGYTPEPYKP, encoded by the coding sequence ATGTATAAAATTTCATTACTCATAGCACTTCTTTCAACATTTCTTTTTGCCGAATTACGCCATGTGGATGCAAGTGAAGAGGTGGTTAAAAGTAGCATAAAAATCATCGATATCCGCACACTCCCTGAATGGAAAGAGACGGGTTTGGTTAAAAATGCTATTCCCATTACTTTTTTTGATGAACAAGGACGTTATGACGCCGATAGTTTCATGAAAGAACTTGACAAATATGTGACCAAAGACAAAGAGTTTGCGCTCATTTGCCGTACGGGAAACCGAACATCTGCTGTTTCTGAGCTTTTATCGAAGCAAGGCTACAAAGTAGTCAATCTCAAAGGTGGCATGAAATCCCTAATGTCCAAAGGCTATACCCCTGAGCCTTATAAACCGTAG